The region AGAAGCTCGCTGATAAATGTTTCGTCAACTTCTCTTTGTTTCAATCCTTGCCGGATGCCTGGGGTATTGACCAAATATTCCCAGTATTGCCGCTCGATGGCTTAGATAGAGAGCCGACGCGTCGTGTGGTAGTGTTAGATATCACCTGTGATTCAGACGGTGCCATCGATCAATACGTAGACGGCCAAGGCGTAGAAACTACACTGCCGATGCCTGAGTTTGTGCCGGGTCAGCCGCAATATTTGGGCTTTTTCTTAGTGGGAGCCTATCAAGAAATTTTGGGCGATATGCATAACTTATTTGGCGATACTCACAGCGCAGAAGTGTCCGTAGATGCCCATGGCAAGACCATCATCAGTGATGTGAAAGCCGGCAGTACCGTGGCCGATATGCTGCGTTACGTGGACATAGACCCCTCTGTGATCACCGCCCGCTACGAAACCTTGCTGAGCCAGCCGCATCTGGATGAAGAAACACGCACCATGATGCTGGCCGAACTCACCGCCGGTCTTGAAGGTTATACCTACCTTGAAGAAGAGCGCTAAGATCTGGCCCTTTAGGCCGCGGTAAATAATAAGTACCGTGAGGTGTGAGGCGTAAATGGTGAGGCGTTAAATACGGCTTTGCGTTAACAATAAACCCCCGAGTTGCATGCAGCTCGGGGGTTTTTAGATCTAGCGATCTAACTAATAGCGACAACCGGCACGGAGCTGTGTCTTGCCCCTCACGCCTTACCATTCACCCTTCACTTGGTTTAGCCGCCAACTTACGCTCAAAATCAGCGGTCACTAGCCGTAGCGCTTTCACTGCCAGCTCAGGTGCCACCTGATTTACTTCTAATAGTTCAATCAAGTCTACGGCCAGCGTGACCTCCTCCGGTGCCTCATTCAAGCTCATTGTTCATTCCCATTTTAAATAGCGTGAAGTGTAAGGGGTAAAGAGTGAAGCGGACAAGCTAGTCTTCCCTTCATCCTTCACTGGCTATTAAATTTAGGCAAAAAAAGGCCCAGCTGAGCTGGGCGAAGACTTTAGTACTTAATTACAGTGGCATTACATTGGAGGCAACAATAGGGAAAAGGTTCCCGCCTTCACACTATTAATCTTAACTTTCTCTCAATGAGGCACAAAACGGCTTTTTACTTGACAGTAATGGGTGTTGAAACGTAAATTTTAAACAGATGTTTAATACGAGGTGCCTGTGGCCAAACTTGAGACCAAACAAAAAATTCTGAACACCGCCGAGCTGCTGTTTGCCGAGCTGGGATTTAACGACACTTCGTTGCGCCAAATTACCAGCACGGCAGGGGTAAACTTGGCGTCGGTTAATTATCACTTCGGCTCAAAAAAAGACTTGATCAAAGCCGTGATGAATCGCTACTTGGCGCTGTTTATGCCCAAGGTGGATGCAGAATTAAGTCAGCTGTTAAGTCAGCCGACGTTAACCTTACCGCAAGTGTTTGAGTGTTTTGTAGCACCCTTGTTAAGCTTGAGCAGTGTGAGACGTCAAGGGCCCGAGCTTTTCTTACAGCTGCTAGGCCGCGGTTATATTGATAACCAAGGCTTTTTACGCTGGTTTATCGTTAATCATTATGGCGAAGTATTAGCGCACTTTACCCAAGCTATTCAAAAGGCCGCGCCTCATCTCTCTAAAGCTGAAGTTTTTTGGCGACTGCATTTTACCTTAGGCACAGTGGTATTCACCATGGCCTCGAGTGAGGCGCTGCGCGACATTGCGAAAAATGATTTTAATGAAGAGATAGACGTGGAAGGACTGGTACGCCGATTGATCCCGTATCTGGCCAGTGGTGTGGGCGCCGAAACTCTGGTTTAGTAGATAAATTGCCTAGCAGATAACTTTTTTAGTTGCCAAGTTGCCAAGTTGCCTAGCAGCCAAATTACATAACTGACTGTCTGACCTAATTGAATGTCCACTTGCACAGCTGAGTGGGCAATAAGGAGTGGAACATGAGTTTACGTAAAAAGTGGATCAGTGGCCCGGCCTTTGCCACCTTTAAAAAAATCTTACCGCCGCTGTCAGTGACGGAGCAAGAAGCCATGGAAGCGGGCTCGGTATGGTGGGACGGTCAGTTATTTAGTGGTAAGCCGAATTGGTCTCAGCTATTGGCCTACGGCCCCTCACGCTTAAGTGATGAAGAGCAGCACTTTCTCGATAATGAGGTGGCAACCCTGCTTGGCATGCTCGATGATCATAAAATCGTTAATGAGGATCGTGAGTTACCAGAGCCGGTGTGGGATTACATTAAACACCACGGCTTCTTTTCGCTGATTATCCCTAAAGAATACGGCGGCCGTGATTTTTCCGCCTATGCCAATTCCACCATAGTGGCGCGCATTGCCTCGCGCAGTGTGAGTGCGGCCGTAACTGTGATGGTGCCTAACTCTTTGGGCCCCGGCGAGCTACTGATGCACTACGGTACCCAGGCGCAAAAAGACCGCTGGCTGCCGGGCTTAGCCAAGGGCGAAGAAGTGCCGTGTTTTGCACTAACCGGGCCTGAAGCGGGCTCAGATGCCGGCGCGATCCCTGATTCAGGCGTGG is a window of Oceanisphaera sp. IT1-181 DNA encoding:
- a CDS encoding DUF2496 domain-containing protein — protein: MSLNEAPEEVTLAVDLIELLEVNQVAPELAVKALRLVTADFERKLAAKPSEG
- a CDS encoding TetR/AcrR family transcriptional regulator, whose translation is MAKLETKQKILNTAELLFAELGFNDTSLRQITSTAGVNLASVNYHFGSKKDLIKAVMNRYLALFMPKVDAELSQLLSQPTLTLPQVFECFVAPLLSLSSVRRQGPELFLQLLGRGYIDNQGFLRWFIVNHYGEVLAHFTQAIQKAAPHLSKAEVFWRLHFTLGTVVFTMASSEALRDIAKNDFNEEIDVEGLVRRLIPYLASGVGAETLV